Proteins co-encoded in one Streptomyces sp. JH34 genomic window:
- a CDS encoding sugar phosphate isomerase/epimerase family protein, with protein sequence MKLAFSTLGVPGMPVSDVVRLAAGQGYQGVELRAHPEEPVHPGLGSFERAAVVEEFKRGGVEILTVAGYVRVAAAGDDEPVLAELAGLVELARDLGARYVRVFPGGGDQDPAESDATAARRLGAAAPHAADLGVRILLETHDSHRAGADVARVVGTVGHGQIGAIWDVMHTWLAGEEPVASHAVLAPHLGYVQVKDIASAEDTTPLALGAGVLPLKACLDALDQDDWVCWEYEKRWYPEAAGLPELLAAGREHLLRLGAPKQ encoded by the coding sequence GTGAAGCTCGCTTTCTCGACCCTCGGAGTACCGGGCATGCCCGTCTCGGACGTGGTGCGGCTCGCCGCCGGGCAGGGGTACCAGGGGGTCGAGCTGCGCGCCCACCCGGAGGAGCCGGTCCACCCCGGCCTGGGGTCGTTCGAACGGGCGGCCGTGGTGGAGGAGTTCAAGCGGGGCGGGGTCGAGATCCTCACCGTCGCCGGCTATGTGAGGGTCGCCGCCGCGGGCGACGACGAGCCGGTGCTCGCCGAGCTCGCCGGGCTGGTCGAGCTGGCCCGTGACCTGGGCGCCCGGTACGTCCGGGTGTTCCCCGGGGGCGGCGACCAGGACCCGGCCGAGTCCGACGCGACCGCCGCCCGCCGGCTGGGGGCCGCCGCTCCGCACGCCGCCGACCTGGGCGTACGGATCCTGCTGGAGACCCATGACTCGCACCGGGCCGGGGCCGACGTCGCGCGGGTGGTGGGCACGGTCGGGCACGGGCAGATCGGCGCGATCTGGGACGTCATGCACACCTGGCTGGCCGGCGAGGAACCCGTGGCCAGCCACGCGGTGCTGGCCCCGCACCTGGGATACGTACAGGTGAAGGACATCGCGTCCGCCGAGGACACCACGCCGCTCGCCCTCGGTGCGGGGGTGCTGCCGCTGAAGGCGTGCCTGGACGCCCTGGACCAGGACGACTGGGTCTGCTGGGAGTACGAGAAGCGGTGGTACCCCGAGGCCGCCGGGCTGCCGGAGCTGCTGGCGGCGGGACGGGAGCACCTCCTGCGGCTGGGCGCGCCGAAGCAGTAG
- a CDS encoding GAF domain-containing protein, which produces MLTSPSFRAPGDAARHELLQSVVDVARAIFGAAASSVCLLDEEADELVFQAVSGEGEAFLVGRRFPAGRGIAGWVATSGEPMVVDDLSRNTSFDRSLAESTEYVPDALMAAPLISESRVLGVLEVLDPSPQARSGVRELDLLAMFARQAAAALRVLAPHSAGSGWALEGERREDALQLLGSLERLLRGAG; this is translated from the coding sequence ATGCTCACCTCCCCGTCCTTCCGCGCCCCGGGTGACGCCGCCCGGCACGAGCTCCTCCAGTCGGTCGTCGACGTGGCACGTGCGATCTTCGGGGCGGCGGCCAGCTCCGTCTGCCTGCTGGACGAGGAGGCGGACGAGCTGGTCTTCCAGGCGGTCTCCGGCGAGGGCGAGGCGTTCCTCGTGGGGCGCAGGTTCCCCGCGGGCCGCGGCATCGCCGGCTGGGTGGCGACGTCGGGTGAGCCGATGGTCGTGGACGACCTGAGCCGGAACACCTCGTTCGACCGGTCGCTGGCGGAGTCCACCGAGTACGTCCCGGACGCCCTGATGGCCGCACCGCTGATCAGCGAGTCACGCGTCCTGGGGGTGCTGGAGGTCCTCGATCCCTCCCCGCAGGCGCGTTCGGGCGTCCGTGAGCTGGACCTGCTGGCGATGTTCGCCCGGCAGGCGGCTGCGGCGCTGCGGGTGCTCGCCCCGCACTCGGCGGGCAGCGGCTGGGCGCTGGAGGGCGAACGGCGCGAGGACGCCCTCCAGTTGCTCGGCAGCCTGGAGCGACTGCTGCGGGGCGCGGGCTGA